A genomic window from Alkalihalobacillus sp. AL-G includes:
- a CDS encoding SMI1/KNR4 family protein: MSNNSIKIENKLSLLGITSKYGNKPIREVEKIEETLGYNLPNEYKEFLHKFGTLNFNDIEVSFYPENTADDEDPLTIVNFYSVNGDNYDLKLIINRYMDRIPDDLIPIAECPGGDQLCIGINNKAIGKIYYWDHNKEKLQVNTIEEMWEPVSLIYNSFFDLIMSFQELKENKEFDDSIIENIKVSDKFLSRFKNSN, translated from the coding sequence TTGAGTAATAATTCAATTAAAATTGAAAACAAATTAAGTCTGCTAGGGATTACAAGTAAATATGGAAACAAACCTATTAGAGAGGTGGAAAAAATCGAAGAAACATTAGGTTATAATTTACCAAATGAATATAAAGAGTTTCTTCATAAGTTTGGTACTTTAAATTTTAATGATATTGAAGTTTCCTTTTACCCAGAAAATACTGCTGATGATGAAGACCCTTTAACGATAGTGAACTTTTACAGTGTTAATGGTGATAATTATGACCTGAAATTAATTATTAATCGTTATATGGATAGGATTCCTGATGATTTGATCCCAATTGCAGAGTGTCCTGGTGGTGACCAACTTTGTATCGGTATTAACAACAAAGCAATTGGTAAGATATATTATTGGGACCATAACAAGGAAAAACTTCAGGTAAATACGATTGAAGAGATGTGGGAACCTGTAAGTTTAATTTACAATTCTTTTTTTGACTTAATCATGAGTTTTCAGGAGTTAAAAGAGAATAAAGAATTTGATGATTCGATTATTGAGAACATCAAAGTAAGTGATAAATTTCTTTCAAGATTTAAAAATAGTAACTAA
- a CDS encoding RHS repeat-associated core domain-containing protein, whose translation MHLKTILRKLSFYLLSLLIVSSSILPNFAASANAASQGLDPQSILDYLPQMNQQAPYVPNPNQGTSPQLPTAASGNTQPVSPSTFQSDQSPPQAGSNINSSINVATGDLVLNETDMNIPGIGFDFKLERNYKSKKDNPDTDNVDERIGAFGMGWDFNQNSKLQLYAEFKMGEFRVDGTTLTYPFEYGSDEFYTTAYDEDPLINYELDKGKYTDQNGNSLVRGETQYEYFVTTPQQMTIKYYGYHAPWRKDQSLKEGKMIQRTDRYGNTMRYEYNDAGELLKVIDTTGRTIGFKWENDVISEITDPKGQITHYGYDNKKRLTEVETPDGRTINYGYDSNNRITSITNGENETTRYMYNSKSDVKTVTNALDVTTSKFDYDYNGDKITQTTKTNALNKKWIYKISEEQITKETNPLGETTSYQYDEDGNATKITSPTGTVSFTYNDDGQKLTQTDISGRTTTYQYHETWQVPKKIIDSEGRVTTYEFDTKGNITKRVEHGVTATFGYDSRGQLLWIDDADHNRMEFTYDQYGNPETVKNAADEVTSYDFDQLGRLLKQTNPDGTTISFEYDGTGHLLKQTSGTSVYSYQYDKAGRLTNLTNPLENTSTYQYDDAGNVIQYTDALKRTYSYDYDDQGQLKTITNPAQLKTSYTWDDLGRLDTVTTPKGKVSYQYGPYGVTNVSSPRGTLSYHYNAKGQREEIVDQIGRKTSYAYNAKGQLEKVTDPYGRTVSYMYDAQGRIKTETNSNGQSVEYVYDHLGLLKEKIYQDGTKERYVYSPAKRMTKRINRDGSSEEYAYHPGGQLATYTDALEQAVQYFYDENGQLEKQIDKADGETTYTYNDMGWVTSVKNPLDYTTSYKYDEAGRVLQVNEPKGKTTSFKYDAMDRLVQMVDPLGNVHKWTYDLAENKSTYIRPDGEKFVYEYNNQDLLESIADPLGRITAYDYDKAGRRTEIIDPYGQTTKFSYNELDQLTKKVRPDGKSFTYQYDENGRLKKETNPLGLTKTYTYYTPGTIKSVNDVRGTTRYTYDVMGRVTSRTNPLGYKTSMEYDALGRVKKAIDPLNHTTVFTYTPLNQTKTIKQANGAVTENMYDALGRITKQIDPLNRETTYHYDALGNVTEVINPLDQKTTMSYDLAGHLLSVTDPKENTTTYEYNKIGLQTKVINPLEHVVAFTYDKAGRMTEQKQPNGAVTKYKYDKLDRVVQVIDPLGNDTTLAYDDLGNLLSETDPSGHTASYTYDALGRMLSETDRRGETTKYTYLDKKGTVQIKNPLDKITTLQYDATGQLTKQTDALGRTTSYGYDALGRQTTVTDALGNQEKTVYDSVGFVTSYTDKKKQVYHYEYDLVGNLKEEIDPLKGVTTYQYDRLDRLTSQTDPKGGTTTFAYDSVGNLTKQVAPEGGVYQYTYDDLGRNTAVIDPLKQKTSYEYDLVGNVEKVTDPMKAATFYEYDLMNRMTEMKNAKGAVWSYEYSATGLMTKMTDPYGKHYTYSYDEEGHLLSETDPLKHKTTYHYDEIGRPVKQVDAAGAETKWTYDAVSNVTKVTDALGYETSFKYDALNRQTSVTTPKGAMTKIAYDPIGNVTKETDPLGHSTSYQYDALNRLSSVTNAMGGVTSYQYDSNGNLTKAIDANGNPRSWAYDLNNQMTKETNALGQSIAYNYNAAGQLTSETYPNGNVTDYSYTPRGEVSAVNYSGDVTTYDYDAVGNMTEMENEYSHDRFSYDLLGRITKQEKVDLEKSLSFTYDAVGNVTSLTNSEDRTTTYTYDERNLIHSVQDPDENVSTFSYDALGRETKRSLANGNTLTRKYDEDGNLTKVMNRNSEGILSSFNYQFDKAGKRTKQVEEDGATTLYEYDALNRLTSVDYPEKKIEETKDTANTPPLTKKDSTTNTEDSTDTVTSTDTDTETTQTITEETTQPTDEKVTATSDGEEADTVELAASEPKPEKQKDSSFTLDSAIEKFFSSIVENIQDFFKSLWKKMTSLFWIHVEAKNLEAGKKNDPTHGNGKKNPATSEDNTTTETDQTESTEKGNGNQKQDSENGNTKPATEKDNNNDKGSNTEKGNTDKNEKEKGNGNGNAHPNNGKTDKGKKTEKEKQRGVCVENADGSYTYDPIDKRPDYLIDPVDKVSYTYDAVGNRMSMEADGVKTTYAYNKINQLLEAGDTKYAYDENGNLIERIDKDESVSFSYDGANRLTEVLFDDASFAKYGYDGLGRKAYREEWTWKEYGGEKNNNGKSLCANGQGKGNGRTGTPSDSGNGKKLGHYKNNGNGQNHKHHVETAYMYQGLSNVLHKEYSTSGSPYAEYYMGANQQLVSRKMFGNHGLVNPAHEPNLKTTGGMLYYQYGGMRTVSEVTDRHGDLIEQYRYDAFGGIFTGITSPYNYNGYTGHVYDAKTSLTYMNARWYDPAAGRFMTKDTYPGTLGNPLSQHRYAYVLNNPINMWDPTGHMNEHENSHGGDLNDGNTGGTGGGIGWSEPMDVSGIPDWVRRGEDRTFTHYLNNERSSFDSHVWEFISEDEPIVSKDKEVVDHTRYLLVTSKWSTKYTWRYNYTIKHYINDHVFSKDGPSRETFSETIVEEWDTKITAKMLAEKNQAELDKLLEDPPPNARVVSRTADLPDAYQTIYKQANAPKTQVMSENIDNHLGKQSLTKNGVYKQVLAGAWGEVKSDIIDFLKVASPVGLVTTMPETFNLVMDLVNGSYSLDDLKEVVGATLKSQFIDSFVYLFQNTGRILNGTASKKEARAYGANLVRATESIAMLFGGGVGAAKGITKLASKLTKAAKERLKDSKGTGNPATRLPRTNGTWDGQPGNGKWYSNKTEVEEITGGQPVVFKDGRPDFSPWSELDITFKKGELNGTSKDFDLVYNKVKDMVGLENKTQAKNWLSEQGLTPHHLDDKTIQLIPTKLHGNVPHIGSASDLRGGF comes from the coding sequence ATGCATCTTAAAACCATACTTCGAAAGCTATCATTCTATCTATTAAGCCTGCTTATTGTGAGCAGTTCGATACTGCCGAACTTTGCCGCTTCGGCAAATGCAGCATCACAAGGCCTGGATCCACAATCGATTTTGGATTATTTGCCACAAATGAACCAACAGGCACCTTATGTACCAAATCCGAATCAAGGAACATCACCACAGCTGCCTACCGCTGCCAGCGGAAATACGCAGCCAGTCTCACCATCTACATTCCAATCCGATCAATCACCACCTCAAGCAGGATCGAATATCAATTCGTCGATCAATGTTGCAACGGGGGATCTTGTCTTAAACGAGACAGATATGAACATTCCTGGAATCGGTTTTGATTTCAAACTGGAACGTAACTATAAGTCGAAAAAAGATAATCCTGACACCGACAATGTGGATGAACGAATCGGTGCTTTTGGCATGGGCTGGGATTTCAACCAGAACTCCAAGCTCCAGCTCTATGCTGAATTCAAAATGGGTGAATTCCGGGTAGACGGAACAACTCTGACCTATCCTTTTGAATATGGAAGCGATGAATTTTACACGACAGCTTATGATGAGGATCCGCTCATCAACTATGAACTCGATAAAGGAAAATATACAGATCAAAATGGGAATTCTCTAGTTCGGGGGGAGACTCAATACGAATACTTCGTTACAACCCCGCAACAAATGACGATCAAATATTACGGCTACCATGCACCATGGCGTAAAGATCAGTCCTTAAAGGAAGGGAAGATGATCCAACGGACCGACCGCTACGGCAACACGATGCGCTACGAGTACAATGATGCAGGTGAGCTACTAAAGGTCATCGACACGACCGGTCGTACGATCGGTTTCAAATGGGAAAATGATGTAATCTCAGAGATCACCGACCCTAAAGGACAGATTACACACTACGGTTATGACAACAAGAAGCGTCTTACCGAGGTCGAAACACCGGACGGGCGTACAATTAATTACGGATACGACAGCAACAACCGCATTACGAGCATCACCAACGGCGAAAACGAAACGACCCGTTATATGTACAATTCGAAAAGTGATGTCAAAACCGTCACCAACGCTTTAGACGTGACGACTTCGAAGTTCGACTATGACTACAACGGGGATAAAATAACACAAACGACGAAAACGAACGCTCTCAACAAGAAATGGATTTACAAGATATCTGAGGAACAAATTACAAAGGAAACGAATCCACTAGGTGAAACAACTTCCTATCAGTACGACGAGGATGGGAACGCAACAAAGATCACCTCGCCTACAGGGACTGTCTCATTCACTTATAATGACGATGGTCAAAAGCTTACCCAGACTGACATCAGTGGGCGAACGACCACTTATCAGTATCACGAAACCTGGCAGGTGCCGAAGAAAATCATAGACTCTGAGGGACGCGTCACCACCTATGAATTCGACACCAAAGGGAACATCACGAAGCGAGTCGAGCATGGCGTGACCGCAACCTTCGGATACGATTCAAGAGGTCAGCTCTTATGGATCGATGATGCCGATCACAATCGGATGGAATTTACGTACGACCAATACGGAAATCCTGAAACGGTCAAAAATGCTGCTGATGAAGTAACGTCCTATGATTTTGACCAACTCGGTCGACTGCTGAAACAAACTAACCCGGATGGAACGACGATTTCTTTTGAATACGATGGAACCGGCCATCTCTTGAAGCAGACGTCCGGAACTTCGGTCTACAGCTATCAATACGATAAGGCTGGAAGGCTTACAAATCTCACCAATCCGTTAGAAAATACGTCTACCTACCAGTATGATGATGCTGGGAATGTGATTCAATATACGGATGCGTTAAAACGGACATACTCGTATGACTATGACGATCAAGGACAGCTGAAAACGATCACGAACCCTGCTCAATTGAAAACATCGTATACGTGGGATGACCTAGGACGTCTCGATACGGTCACGACGCCAAAGGGGAAAGTATCTTATCAGTACGGTCCATATGGCGTAACGAACGTGTCGAGCCCACGCGGTACGTTAAGCTACCATTACAACGCGAAGGGTCAACGAGAGGAAATCGTCGACCAGATCGGACGTAAGACAAGCTATGCTTATAACGCGAAGGGTCAGCTTGAAAAAGTGACAGACCCGTACGGACGGACAGTTAGCTATATGTATGATGCCCAAGGACGGATCAAAACCGAAACGAATTCAAACGGGCAATCCGTAGAATACGTCTACGACCACCTCGGACTTTTAAAAGAGAAAATCTATCAGGATGGAACGAAGGAGCGGTACGTCTATAGTCCGGCCAAACGGATGACGAAACGGATCAACCGGGATGGTTCTTCAGAGGAATATGCCTACCACCCTGGCGGGCAGCTTGCAACGTATACCGATGCATTGGAGCAAGCCGTTCAATATTTTTATGACGAAAACGGTCAGCTGGAAAAGCAGATCGATAAAGCCGACGGAGAAACGACTTATACGTACAATGACATGGGTTGGGTCACTTCTGTCAAGAATCCGTTGGACTACACGACCTCCTATAAATACGATGAGGCAGGTCGCGTCCTTCAAGTCAACGAGCCGAAGGGAAAAACGACATCCTTTAAATATGATGCAATGGATCGACTCGTCCAGATGGTGGATCCACTTGGTAATGTGCATAAATGGACGTACGATCTTGCCGAAAACAAGAGCACATACATTCGTCCGGATGGGGAAAAGTTCGTTTATGAATACAACAATCAGGATCTGCTGGAATCCATCGCTGATCCACTTGGCCGGATCACGGCGTATGACTATGACAAAGCAGGAAGAAGAACGGAAATCATCGATCCATATGGACAGACGACGAAGTTTTCCTACAACGAATTGGATCAGCTTACGAAAAAAGTCAGACCTGATGGTAAATCATTCACGTATCAGTATGACGAAAACGGCCGTTTGAAAAAGGAAACGAATCCGCTCGGATTGACGAAAACGTACACGTACTATACACCTGGAACAATCAAATCCGTGAACGATGTGAGAGGGACCACCCGCTACACGTATGATGTGATGGGAAGGGTCACTTCACGTACGAATCCACTAGGTTACAAGACAAGTATGGAGTACGATGCGCTCGGTCGTGTCAAAAAAGCGATCGATCCGTTGAACCATACAACGGTTTTCACTTATACGCCGCTCAATCAGACAAAAACAATCAAACAGGCGAATGGTGCGGTCACAGAAAATATGTACGATGCATTAGGCAGGATCACGAAACAGATCGATCCGTTGAATCGTGAGACGACCTATCACTACGATGCACTCGGAAACGTAACAGAAGTCATCAATCCGCTCGACCAGAAAACAACGATGTCCTACGACCTTGCCGGACACTTGCTTTCGGTGACAGATCCGAAGGAAAATACGACAACCTATGAATACAACAAAATCGGTCTGCAGACGAAGGTAATCAACCCGCTCGAGCATGTGGTCGCGTTCACCTATGACAAAGCGGGACGGATGACCGAACAGAAACAGCCGAATGGTGCAGTCACAAAATACAAGTATGACAAGCTGGACCGGGTCGTTCAGGTCATCGATCCGCTCGGAAACGATACGACATTAGCCTACGATGATCTCGGGAACCTTTTATCCGAAACCGATCCATCAGGACATACAGCAAGCTACACGTATGATGCGCTCGGGCGTATGCTTTCGGAAACGGATCGCCGCGGCGAGACGACCAAATATACGTACTTAGACAAAAAAGGGACCGTTCAAATCAAGAATCCGTTGGATAAGATCACGACGCTTCAATATGACGCTACTGGTCAGCTTACAAAACAAACGGACGCACTTGGAAGAACGACCTCTTATGGATATGACGCACTCGGACGTCAAACAACGGTTACCGATGCACTCGGAAACCAAGAGAAAACGGTGTACGACTCTGTCGGGTTCGTCACCTCGTATACCGATAAAAAGAAGCAGGTCTATCACTATGAATACGATCTTGTCGGGAACCTGAAGGAAGAAATCGATCCGTTAAAAGGTGTTACGACCTACCAATATGATAGATTGGACCGATTAACATCACAAACCGATCCTAAAGGCGGAACGACAACATTCGCTTACGACTCTGTCGGTAACCTGACGAAACAGGTTGCTCCTGAGGGTGGTGTCTACCAATACACCTATGACGACCTCGGACGGAATACAGCGGTCATCGACCCGCTTAAGCAGAAAACGAGCTATGAGTATGATCTCGTCGGAAATGTGGAAAAGGTGACCGATCCGATGAAGGCGGCAACCTTTTACGAGTACGATTTAATGAACCGCATGACCGAAATGAAGAATGCGAAAGGTGCTGTATGGTCGTACGAATATAGTGCAACAGGTCTGATGACGAAAATGACCGATCCTTACGGAAAGCACTATACGTACAGCTATGACGAAGAGGGTCACCTTTTATCTGAAACCGATCCGTTGAAGCATAAGACAACGTATCACTACGATGAGATTGGTCGACCAGTCAAGCAAGTTGACGCAGCAGGTGCGGAAACGAAATGGACGTACGATGCCGTATCCAATGTTACGAAGGTTACAGATGCCCTCGGTTATGAAACGTCGTTCAAATATGACGCCTTGAACCGGCAGACTTCGGTCACGACACCAAAAGGGGCAATGACCAAAATTGCTTACGATCCGATCGGTAATGTAACGAAGGAAACGGATCCACTAGGGCATTCGACATCCTATCAATACGATGCACTGAATCGCTTGTCGAGCGTCACCAATGCGATGGGCGGCGTAACAAGCTACCAGTATGATTCGAACGGGAATTTGACGAAAGCGATCGATGCAAACGGAAACCCGAGATCATGGGCGTATGATTTAAACAACCAGATGACGAAGGAAACGAATGCGCTCGGTCAGAGCATTGCTTATAATTACAATGCGGCAGGTCAGCTTACTTCGGAAACGTACCCGAACGGCAATGTGACGGATTATTCGTACACACCGCGGGGTGAAGTCTCTGCAGTCAATTACAGTGGAGATGTCACCACTTACGACTATGATGCTGTCGGCAACATGACTGAAATGGAAAACGAATACTCGCATGACCGATTCTCTTATGATTTGCTAGGCAGGATTACAAAACAAGAGAAGGTTGATCTTGAGAAATCGCTCAGCTTTACGTATGACGCAGTCGGCAATGTAACAAGTCTTACGAACAGCGAGGACCGCACGACAACGTATACGTACGACGAGCGAAATTTAATCCATTCTGTTCAAGATCCGGATGAGAATGTCAGCACGTTTTCTTATGATGCACTTGGAAGAGAGACGAAGCGAAGTCTTGCTAATGGGAATACACTCACACGTAAATACGATGAAGACGGGAACCTGACCAAGGTGATGAACCGCAACAGTGAAGGGATCCTTTCATCGTTTAACTATCAGTTTGATAAGGCTGGAAAACGGACGAAACAGGTTGAGGAAGACGGTGCTACGACGCTTTATGAATACGATGCATTGAATCGTTTGACCTCCGTCGATTATCCGGAAAAGAAAATCGAAGAAACGAAAGACACAGCCAATACACCACCGTTGACGAAAAAAGACAGCACGACGAACACTGAGGACTCGACTGACACGGTGACGTCAACGGACACTGATACTGAAACAACACAAACAATTACAGAGGAAACAACACAACCGACCGATGAAAAGGTCACTGCAACATCCGACGGGGAAGAAGCCGATACTGTTGAACTGGCTGCATCCGAACCAAAGCCAGAAAAGCAAAAGGATTCATCGTTTACCCTCGACTCGGCGATCGAGAAGTTTTTCAGTTCAATCGTGGAGAACATCCAGGACTTCTTCAAGTCCTTATGGAAGAAGATGACGAGCCTCTTCTGGATCCATGTGGAAGCGAAGAATTTAGAAGCTGGAAAGAAAAACGACCCGACCCACGGAAACGGAAAGAAGAATCCAGCAACTTCCGAAGACAATACAACGACCGAAACGGATCAAACTGAATCCACTGAAAAAGGGAATGGCAACCAGAAGCAGGACAGTGAAAACGGCAATACCAAGCCTGCTACTGAAAAAGACAATAACAACGACAAAGGAAGCAACACGGAAAAAGGAAATACGGATAAAAATGAGAAAGAGAAAGGGAACGGGAACGGAAACGCTCATCCGAACAACGGAAAAACAGATAAAGGGAAGAAAACTGAGAAAGAAAAGCAGCGAGGCGTCTGTGTGGAGAATGCGGATGGCAGCTATACGTATGATCCGATTGACAAGCGTCCGGATTACCTGATCGACCCAGTTGACAAGGTGAGCTATACGTACGATGCGGTGGGTAACCGCATGTCGATGGAAGCCGATGGCGTAAAGACGACGTATGCGTACAACAAGATCAACCAGCTCCTCGAGGCGGGAGATACGAAATATGCGTACGATGAAAACGGAAACCTGATCGAGCGGATTGACAAGGATGAATCCGTATCCTTCAGCTATGACGGGGCCAACCGCTTGACCGAAGTCCTCTTCGACGACGCAAGCTTTGCGAAGTACGGCTACGACGGACTCGGACGGAAAGCGTACCGCGAGGAGTGGACGTGGAAGGAATACGGCGGAGAAAAGAACAATAATGGCAAAAGTCTTTGCGCAAACGGACAAGGAAAAGGAAATGGCCGAACAGGGACACCTTCCGACAGTGGAAACGGGAAGAAGCTTGGTCACTATAAAAATAATGGAAACGGCCAAAACCATAAGCATCATGTGGAAACAGCTTACATGTACCAGGGGCTTTCCAACGTTCTGCATAAGGAATACAGCACGAGCGGATCGCCGTATGCCGAGTACTACATGGGTGCGAACCAGCAGCTCGTCTCCCGGAAGATGTTCGGGAACCACGGACTCGTCAATCCGGCGCATGAACCGAACCTGAAGACGACCGGAGGCATGCTGTATTATCAGTATGGCGGCATGAGAACGGTGAGCGAAGTGACCGACCGCCATGGTGATCTCATCGAACAATACCGGTACGACGCGTTCGGCGGCATCTTCACCGGAATTACATCACCGTATAACTACAACGGCTATACGGGGCATGTATACGATGCAAAAACAAGCTTGACGTACATGAACGCCCGCTGGTACGACCCAGCAGCCGGCCGATTCATGACAAAAGACACGTATCCGGGAACATTGGGCAATCCGCTATCCCAGCACCGCTATGCCTATGTGTTAAATAATCCAATCAACATGTGGGATCCAACCGGGCATATGAATGAGCATGAAAACAGTCATGGCGGAGACCTAAACGATGGTAATACAGGTGGTACCGGTGGCGGCATCGGCTGGAGTGAGCCGATGGACGTCAGTGGGATTCCGGACTGGGTACGGCGTGGTGAAGACCGGACGTTCACCCATTACTTGAATAATGAACGTTCAAGCTTCGATAGCCATGTATGGGAATTTATCAGCGAAGATGAACCGATTGTTTCAAAGGATAAAGAGGTGGTCGATCATACCCGGTATCTGCTCGTAACCTCCAAATGGAGTACAAAGTATACGTGGCGGTACAATTATACGATCAAGCATTACATTAATGACCATGTCTTCAGTAAGGATGGGCCATCGAGGGAAACCTTCTCAGAAACAATCGTTGAGGAATGGGATACCAAGATCACCGCCAAAATGTTGGCCGAGAAGAATCAAGCGGAACTGGATAAGCTGTTAGAGGATCCACCGCCAAATGCACGGGTCGTCAGCCGGACGGCCGATCTTCCGGATGCCTACCAGACGATCTACAAGCAAGCGAATGCACCGAAAACCCAGGTGATGAGCGAGAACATCGACAACCATCTCGGGAAGCAGAGCCTGACGAAAAACGGGGTCTATAAGCAAGTATTGGCGGGAGCTTGGGGAGAAGTCAAATCGGACATCATTGATTTCTTGAAGGTGGCGAGTCCGGTTGGTTTGGTCACAACCATGCCGGAAACGTTTAACCTGGTGATGGACTTGGTGAACGGATCTTACTCGCTGGACGACTTGAAAGAAGTCGTCGGTGCGACGTTGAAGAGCCAGTTCATCGATTCCTTCGTCTACCTGTTCCAGAATACAGGGAGAATCCTGAACGGAACGGCGAGTAAGAAGGAAGCACGTGCATACGGCGCGAATCTGGTACGAGCGACCGAATCAATTGCGATGCTCTTCGGGGGAGGAGTGGGAGCCGCCAAAGGAATCACCAAGCTTGCGTCGAAACTAACAAAGGCAGCGAAAGAACGGCTAAAAGACTCTAAGGGTACGGGTAATCCTGCTACAAGACTTCCAAGAACTAATGGTACTTGGGACGGTCAACCTGGAAACGGGAAATGGTATTCTAATAAAACAGAAGTAGAAGAAATTACTGGTGGTCAACCAGTTGTATTTAAAGATGGTCGACCTGATTTTTCTCCATGGTCTGAATTAGACATTACATTTAAAAAGGGCGAGTTAAATGGAACTAGCAAGGATTTTGATTTGGTATATAATAAAGTAAAAGATATGGTTGGTTTAGAAAATAAGACACAAGCCAAGAACTGGCTGTCTGAACAAGGATTAACTCCACATCATTTAGATGATAAAACTATACAATTGATACCAACAAAACTTCATGGAAACGTTCCACACATTGGTTCGGCATCCGATTTAAGAGGAGGATTTTAA
- a CDS encoding ABC transporter permease codes for MKSTVLARMQLKEIVRQPLAWGVLFLLPLGLVAFLVYGLENLIKSETLLPPFDVAIVDEDNTIETKLLIQQFQEDEELEELITFRHVTSDEAEGLLANNEIASILKIPNGFTDGIRYGENKPVVVIGNEQRPIQSALFHEMMKSAADLVSAAQSGVNTIYEFLNRYDSAGSGEITASIEEFTLFAFGREKMFEKEEVESFSGVTPLNYYSTSGFILLLCLTGLLTMGVTMSSNARIDERLRTFGVSSSTQVSSHFFTHFAVLFLQSVILIGSFIYFTDLKITGELGWGLLSIVLTLAVISAWYSLLSSIPVQEGIRTFIGLLFLIVFAACGSLIFPEAYYTGILHWVNLGTWTHWVHTGLLHSIFDLKKELLYPSLMTMAAMTGFFLFTAYVLRQVKR; via the coding sequence ATGAAATCGACTGTTTTAGCACGCATGCAATTGAAGGAGATTGTTCGACAGCCCCTCGCCTGGGGGGTACTTTTTTTACTGCCATTAGGCCTAGTTGCCTTTCTGGTGTACGGGCTTGAAAACTTGATCAAGTCAGAAACGCTCCTCCCTCCATTTGATGTTGCGATCGTCGATGAGGACAACACGATTGAAACAAAGCTTCTTATCCAACAATTCCAGGAGGATGAAGAGCTTGAAGAACTGATCACGTTCCGACATGTTACATCTGATGAGGCGGAGGGTTTACTTGCTAATAACGAAATCGCATCAATCCTGAAGATTCCTAACGGGTTTACAGACGGGATCCGATACGGTGAAAACAAACCTGTAGTTGTAATCGGGAACGAGCAGCGTCCGATTCAGTCAGCTCTTTTTCACGAAATGATGAAAAGTGCCGCGGACCTCGTTTCCGCAGCACAAAGTGGCGTCAACACGATCTATGAGTTTCTGAATCGTTATGATTCTGCTGGTTCAGGGGAAATCACGGCATCAATTGAAGAGTTCACGTTGTTCGCGTTCGGCCGCGAGAAGATGTTTGAAAAAGAAGAAGTCGAATCTTTCAGTGGTGTCACACCGCTTAACTATTACAGTACATCCGGTTTTATCCTATTATTATGCTTGACAGGACTATTAACGATGGGAGTTACAATGTCCTCTAACGCACGAATCGATGAACGCCTCCGAACATTCGGAGTCTCATCCTCTACACAGGTCAGCAGTCACTTTTTCACGCATTTTGCGGTATTGTTCCTGCAATCTGTAATACTCATAGGCAGTTTCATCTATTTTACCGATTTAAAAATTACTGGAGAACTCGGTTGGGGACTACTTTCGATTGTACTTACACTAGCAGTCATCAGTGCCTGGTACTCGCTCTTATCATCGATTCCCGTTCAGGAAGGAATTCGAACATTCATCGGATTGCTCTTTTTGATTGTTTTCGCAGCTTGCGGAAGTCTGATATTCCCGGAAGCGTATTACACGGGGATTTTGCATTGGGTGAACCTCGGAACATGGACTCATTGGGTACACACCGGGCTGCTCCACTCGATTTTTGACCTTAAAAAAGAGCTTCTTTACCCGAGCCTTATGACAATGGCCGCAATGACTGGATTTTTCCTGTTCACAGCATATGTGTTAAGGCAGGTGAAAAGGTGA